The following proteins are encoded in a genomic region of Chloracidobacterium sp.:
- a CDS encoding tetratricopeptide repeat protein — MLRSSSRSKSSSAIASRSKAQKAATAQRIRKQYERSAAITPKRPRLEVVTPDQVPVNIKSVPPAKASVLFAGVGEYYLNRSDFDNSINFFREATEIDPSNTKAKQGLSEVLATKGNELLRKDQAATAKAYFLEALKYDPKNAAAYFGLGDSFSELNVDDDAIANYEKALAADPSLTEIYVPLGILYFQKGEIAKADSFLTKAVAASEDTAETQLFLGMIRASQNRNTEALAALTKARTLDPTMAEAAYQKGLILMRLGQLDNAISEFKAANTLKNNYFDAWLALGDAQYAKQDYISAIASYQQAKRLKNDNVDAVTALADAQRMAGKFNDAAGSYDLAITLLTRKQGYDTKVAADLYSKKGFVVGQQCMLDFARVVACSWSTATSALEKAIQLGGGDPADFANLGWAYYNASRIDAAQKRDADRAAKLRLALANLEKAVAANPKFVAGPLLNLGIVRGELGDQTGAIDALKKASEKQPDWAIPLNELGIAYRNQNNFKEAVSWFRKAVAKDDKLAAAHFNLGESLYRSGDTKAAKKEIDILTKLGSKDLAARLRLIVSGAVLKPLP, encoded by the coding sequence GTGCTTCGAAGCAGCTCGCGGTCGAAGAGTTCATCCGCGATCGCTTCTCGTTCAAAGGCACAAAAGGCGGCAACCGCGCAGAGGATCCGCAAACAATACGAAAGAAGTGCCGCAATAACGCCGAAACGTCCGCGGCTTGAGGTCGTTACGCCCGATCAGGTTCCCGTAAATATCAAGTCGGTGCCGCCGGCGAAGGCCTCTGTCCTGTTCGCGGGTGTCGGTGAGTATTATCTCAACCGAAGCGATTTCGACAACTCGATCAATTTCTTCCGCGAGGCGACCGAGATCGATCCCTCCAATACAAAGGCAAAGCAGGGGTTGAGCGAGGTCTTGGCGACAAAAGGCAATGAACTGCTGCGAAAAGATCAGGCCGCCACCGCTAAGGCATACTTCCTTGAAGCCCTAAAATATGACCCGAAGAATGCCGCGGCATATTTCGGCCTTGGCGATTCATTTTCAGAATTGAACGTCGATGACGATGCGATCGCGAATTACGAAAAGGCGCTTGCCGCCGACCCGTCACTGACCGAGATCTATGTGCCGCTCGGCATCCTGTACTTTCAAAAAGGCGAGATCGCAAAGGCTGACAGCTTCTTGACAAAGGCCGTTGCGGCGTCTGAGGACACGGCCGAGACGCAGCTCTTCCTTGGTATGATCCGCGCATCGCAGAACCGGAACACTGAGGCACTGGCAGCCCTTACAAAAGCCAGGACGCTGGACCCTACAATGGCCGAGGCCGCCTATCAAAAGGGCTTGATCTTAATGCGTTTGGGGCAACTCGATAATGCGATCAGTGAATTCAAGGCCGCGAATACGCTGAAGAATAACTATTTTGATGCATGGCTGGCGCTTGGCGACGCGCAATATGCAAAGCAGGATTACATATCTGCGATCGCATCTTATCAGCAGGCAAAACGCCTGAAAAATGACAATGTTGACGCTGTTACCGCACTTGCCGATGCTCAGCGGATGGCGGGCAAATTCAACGATGCTGCAGGCTCTTACGATCTCGCGATAACACTTCTGACCAGAAAGCAGGGTTACGACACGAAGGTGGCAGCCGATCTTTACAGCAAGAAAGGCTTTGTCGTCGGGCAGCAATGTATGCTCGATTTTGCCCGTGTCGTTGCCTGTTCGTGGTCAACTGCAACGAGCGCGTTGGAAAAGGCTATCCAACTTGGCGGCGGCGATCCTGCGGACTTTGCTAATCTCGGTTGGGCCTACTACAACGCATCGCGTATCGATGCCGCGCAAAAGCGCGATGCCGATCGCGCTGCAAAGTTGCGGCTTGCATTGGCGAACCTCGAAAAAGCGGTCGCTGCGAACCCAAAGTTCGTCGCCGGGCCGCTGCTGAATCTCGGTATCGTTCGCGGTGAACTCGGCGATCAGACAGGTGCGATCGACGCCCTAAAGAAGGCGAGTGAGAAGCAGCCGGATTGGGCCATTCCGCTCAACGAGCTTGGCATAGCGTATCGAAATCAGAACAACTTCAAGGAAGCCGTCTCATGGTTCCGAAAAGCTGTGGCAAAGGATGATAAGTTAGCCGCGGCACATTTCAATCTGGGCGAAAGCCTATATCGAAGCGGCGATACAAAAGCTGCTAAGAAGGAGATCGACATCCTGACCAAGCTCGGTAGTAAAGACCTCGCAGCCAGGCTTCGGTTGATAGTCAGCGGTGCCGTGCTAAAGCCGCTTCCGTGA
- a CDS encoding tetratricopeptide repeat protein — MRFFREITSYVIFAALLFAVLPMAREVHAQDMVESTSLTGGGSAFVFRGSRKSPQSGAGFAYASSGEGARLAGSARRTRTDAQIAAAEKRRKLAAIAARKKAMAAAANRKLRLSNTLTAKAEASLEKDEFDPAIKDFRAALVQNPKNSRAATGLSDALTGKGIIAAGSTNDITAAGYFEEAIKYDKNNDVAYAKLGAIYDAAGQKEKAVANYEHAVAIDPAASDLQATLGLAYVESGEIAKAENALQHTAGSDSEDIRLLRALILYKQNKNAEAIAAFDNVLELDQRNALVYFYRGQAFARIPQEDKAISSYNKALEIDPHYAAAAFDLGVLYYNQGRYADAERAYKAAIAADGNNYQAHANLAATYRQMERYPDAVAEYEIAAQGIRSAELYSEWGYCLGKTGQWNDSVAKLETARGIDPSAVQNSNLGWAYYNSGQAKAAAKDNDGAKADYEKSKAYSEQAKEQDPKLSAPYLNMGSTYNALGEFQAAVHILNSGLGLNSNWGLALNQLGVGYRGLNDLNNAISTFKRVVDMNGNDRFGLYNLGEAYFASGNKKEAKRINDRLRKIDPTLAGALNDVFEGRIPALGNIPLTPRVNVPRVPKVPRLPRFP, encoded by the coding sequence ATGAGATTTTTCAGAGAGATAACGAGTTATGTGATATTTGCGGCGCTCTTATTCGCCGTACTTCCGATGGCAAGGGAAGTTCATGCTCAAGACATGGTCGAGAGCACTAGCCTTACCGGCGGCGGCAGCGCTTTCGTTTTTCGAGGGTCAAGAAAAAGTCCGCAGTCGGGAGCGGGCTTTGCGTATGCAAGTTCAGGCGAAGGAGCTCGGCTAGCGGGTTCGGCACGCCGAACCCGTACAGATGCACAGATTGCAGCTGCCGAAAAGCGCCGAAAACTTGCCGCCATCGCAGCCCGCAAAAAGGCAATGGCGGCCGCCGCTAACCGCAAACTGCGGTTGTCGAATACGCTTACGGCAAAGGCCGAAGCCAGCCTTGAGAAGGATGAGTTTGACCCCGCAATAAAGGATTTCCGTGCCGCTCTCGTGCAGAACCCGAAAAATTCGCGTGCCGCCACCGGCCTCAGCGATGCTCTTACCGGGAAAGGAATTATCGCTGCGGGATCGACGAATGACATTACTGCCGCGGGCTACTTCGAGGAAGCGATCAAATACGATAAGAATAACGATGTCGCCTACGCGAAACTCGGAGCGATCTATGACGCGGCCGGGCAAAAAGAAAAGGCTGTTGCGAACTACGAGCACGCGGTCGCGATCGACCCTGCAGCTTCAGATCTGCAGGCGACGCTCGGGCTTGCGTATGTTGAAAGCGGCGAAATAGCTAAGGCGGAAAATGCTTTGCAGCATACGGCAGGCTCTGACAGCGAGGATATCAGGCTGCTCCGTGCTCTTATACTCTACAAGCAAAACAAGAATGCTGAGGCAATTGCCGCATTCGATAACGTACTCGAACTCGATCAGCGGAATGCACTTGTGTACTTTTATCGCGGCCAGGCCTTTGCGCGCATTCCTCAAGAAGACAAGGCGATAAGTTCGTATAACAAGGCATTGGAGATCGATCCGCATTATGCCGCGGCTGCATTCGACCTCGGCGTACTCTACTATAATCAAGGCCGATACGCAGACGCCGAAAGGGCATATAAGGCCGCGATCGCCGCCGACGGAAATAACTATCAGGCTCACGCGAACCTTGCCGCAACCTATAGGCAAATGGAACGCTACCCGGACGCGGTTGCCGAGTACGAGATCGCCGCTCAGGGCATACGCAGTGCCGAGCTTTATTCGGAATGGGGCTACTGTCTCGGTAAAACCGGACAGTGGAACGACTCGGTAGCCAAATTGGAGACCGCGCGCGGGATCGACCCGTCTGCGGTTCAGAATTCGAATCTCGGGTGGGCGTACTATAACTCGGGCCAGGCAAAAGCTGCCGCGAAAGATAACGACGGAGCCAAAGCAGATTACGAAAAAAGCAAGGCGTATTCGGAGCAAGCGAAAGAGCAAGACCCTAAACTTTCGGCGCCGTACCTGAATATGGGCTCGACATACAACGCACTGGGCGAATTCCAGGCTGCCGTCCATATACTGAATAGCGGCCTTGGCCTTAATAGCAATTGGGGCCTCGCTTTGAATCAGCTTGGTGTCGGCTACCGCGGGCTTAATGACCTGAATAATGCGATCTCAACATTCAAGCGCGTTGTGGATATGAACGGAAACGACCGGTTCGGACTTTACAATCTCGGAGAGGCGTATTTCGCAAGCGGCAATAAGAAAGAAGCAAAACGAATAAATGACCGGCTTCGAAAGATCGACCCCACACTTGCCGGCGCGCTGAACGATGTATTCGAAGGCCGTATCCCCGCGTTGGGCAATATACCCTTGACACCGCGAGTAAATGTGCCGCGGGTGCCGAAGGTGCCGCGGCTGCCGCGATTTCCTTGA
- a CDS encoding UDP-N-acetylmuramate dehydrogenase — protein sequence MTELKILENIELAPLTTFKIGGRARYFCAVDSEEALLSALNFANERSMPVFVLGGGSNILVSDSGFNGLVVQIDLKGIVSRHDGSAEAVTAMAGEHWDSFVEYCVKRQLAGIECLSGIPGRVGGTPIQNVGAYGQDVSEVIRSVRCLDRSDHSIVEFANADCRFSYRKSRFNTTDAGRYVVLTVTYGLRRGGVPSVVYKDIREHFGSAEPTLEEVRNAVIDIRRAKSMVADDSDVNSNSAGSFFKNPVIARAKFDELADTYADVPHYPADGSDIKIPAAWLIEQAGFHKGFRKGSAGISAKHTLALVNCGGASAADIIGLKDDIQAAVLAKFDIDLIVEPIFVGFDE from the coding sequence GTGACCGAATTGAAGATTTTGGAAAATATCGAGCTTGCTCCGCTGACGACCTTCAAAATAGGCGGGCGTGCTCGCTATTTTTGTGCGGTCGATTCCGAAGAAGCTCTGCTCTCCGCACTGAACTTTGCAAATGAACGCAGCATGCCGGTGTTCGTGCTCGGCGGCGGAAGCAATATCCTGGTCTCGGATAGTGGGTTTAACGGGTTGGTCGTGCAGATCGATCTGAAGGGAATAGTGTCGCGGCACGATGGCAGCGCCGAGGCCGTTACCGCAATGGCCGGCGAGCATTGGGACAGCTTCGTGGAGTACTGCGTCAAGCGGCAACTCGCGGGCATTGAGTGCCTTTCCGGCATTCCGGGCCGTGTAGGCGGAACTCCGATACAGAATGTCGGTGCGTACGGGCAAGATGTGTCCGAGGTAATTCGCAGTGTTCGATGCCTCGACAGAAGCGACCACTCGATCGTCGAGTTCGCAAACGCTGACTGCCGCTTCAGCTATCGGAAAAGCCGCTTTAATACTACCGATGCCGGCCGTTACGTCGTTTTGACTGTAACATACGGGCTTCGCCGAGGCGGTGTTCCGAGTGTCGTGTACAAGGACATCCGAGAGCACTTCGGCAGCGCCGAACCTACACTTGAAGAAGTGCGAAACGCCGTGATCGATATTCGACGGGCAAAGTCAATGGTAGCCGACGATTCAGATGTTAACTCGAACAGTGCCGGTTCTTTTTTTAAGAATCCTGTTATTGCAAGGGCAAAGTTCGATGAACTCGCAGACACTTATGCCGACGTGCCGCATTATCCTGCCGACGGTTCCGATATAAAGATCCCGGCGGCATGGCTCATAGAGCAGGCCGGTTTTCATAAAGGTTTTCGTAAAGGCAGTGCGGGAATTTCGGCAAAACATACGCTTGCCCTCGTCAATTGTGGAGGTGCGAGCGCCGCTGATATCATCGGATTGAAGGACGATATTCAGGCCGCAGTGCTCGCAAAGTTTGATATCGACCTTATTGTCGAGCCGATATTTGTCGGATTTGACGAATAA
- a CDS encoding cyanophycinase — protein MTDSHEREIIGGHLMVIGGAEDKYNERRILRRFIELSGGDEAEILIVPVASDYPEFAADVYTQAFRNLGVSNPRVLRATSRQDVVSADVGHLLDGVTGVIMTGGDQMRLVSLLGGTKLAEKLRKTVRETDIVLAGTSAGAAAMSTSMIVRGEPASHPHKDAARLSPGLGFLKNIIIDQHFTERGRISRLITAVSYNPYNLGIGIDENTAIILDGKGQLEVFGQGTATIVDGSQITFNEIAEVADKQAFSVCGVRFHVLRDGLTYDYLERMPMQPPNEFLLPDLG, from the coding sequence ATGACAGATTCGCACGAGCGCGAGATCATCGGCGGGCATTTGATGGTGATCGGCGGCGCTGAGGACAAGTACAACGAACGCCGCATTCTGAGAAGATTTATCGAGCTGTCAGGCGGCGATGAGGCTGAGATCCTGATCGTGCCTGTGGCCTCGGACTATCCCGAATTCGCGGCCGATGTTTATACGCAGGCATTTAGGAATTTGGGTGTGTCGAATCCGCGCGTGCTGCGGGCGACCTCGCGCCAAGATGTCGTTTCTGCCGATGTCGGGCATCTTCTTGATGGTGTCACCGGCGTAATAATGACGGGCGGCGATCAGATGCGCCTTGTTTCATTGCTCGGAGGCACCAAACTTGCCGAGAAACTGAGGAAGACCGTTCGTGAGACCGATATCGTTCTGGCGGGGACAAGTGCCGGAGCCGCGGCCATGAGCACCTCGATGATAGTAAGAGGTGAGCCGGCGTCTCATCCGCACAAGGATGCGGCAAGGCTCTCGCCGGGCCTCGGGTTCCTAAAGAACATAATCATCGATCAGCACTTTACCGAACGCGGACGCATCAGCCGCCTAATTACGGCCGTTTCCTATAATCCTTACAATCTAGGTATCGGTATTGACGAGAATACGGCGATCATACTGGATGGTAAAGGACAACTTGAGGTTTTTGGGCAAGGCACGGCAACGATCGTTGACGGCTCACAGATAACATTCAATGAGATAGCGGAAGTTGCTGATAAACAAGCGTTTAGCGTGTGTGGAGTTCGGTTTCATGTTTTACGTGACGGGCTTACATACGACTATCTGGAGCGTATGCCGATGCAGCCGCCGAACGAATTCCTCCTGCCGGATCTTGGTTGA
- the carB gene encoding carbamoyl-phosphate synthase large subunit: MPKRSDIQKILIIGSGPIIIGQACEFDYSGTQACRALRDEGFEVVLVNSNPATIMTDPEIADRTYIEPLTVESVAAIIDKERPDALLPTVGGQTGLNLSVELYETGVLERFGVKMIGANVEAIKIGEDRELFKKAMDEIGVPSPKGGFAHSWEEARAIVEQTGYPAIVRPSFTLGGTGGGTAYNPEEFEEIARSGLAASPVSQILVEESILGWKEIELEVMRDLNDNVVIVCSIENFDPMGVHTGDSITVAPVQTLTDVEYQRLRDMSKACIRKVGVETGGSNIQFAVNPENGDIRIIEMNPRVSRSSALASKATGFPIAKIAAKLAVGYTLDEIPNDITRQTPASFEPTIDYVVTKIPKWAFEKFPGTEDVLGTQMRSVGEVMAIGRTFKESLFKGLRSLEAVKPLRLQDIGDAELQRKLARPNSQRFSYITYALQNGYSIDEVYRLTGIDPWFLDQLLQVMQFQATLLAKNIDDYSSDELRTAKEYGLSDRRLAYLTETHEKTVRNHRKTQEIAPVYKRVDSCAAEFESFTPYLYSTYEEECESAPTNRRKIMILGSGPNRIGQGIEFDYCCCHASFSLRQAGFETIMVNCNPETVSTDYDTSDRLYFEPLTFEDVMNVVDKEAPEGVIVQFGGQTPLNLAGELHDAGVPIIGTSPDSIDLAEDRKRFGAILSELNIPCPDNSSVTSVEEAKAVANKIGYPVIVRPSFVLGGRAMAIVYDEHSLDEYMRSAVDASPEKPILIDKFLERAAELDVDALADEETVVIAGIQEHIEEAGIHSGDSSSVLPPQKVPSEHLETIRHYTGLLARKLRVKGLMNIQFAIKDDRVYVLEVNPRASRTVPFVAKATGVPIAKIASLVMAGEVKLKDLDLPEVLPVPLIFVKSPVFPFKKFLGVDPVLGPEMHSTGEVMGIGASFGEAYGKAMEAAGTMLPAGGKAFISVNEADKGQAVLLARRLKNLGFDLVATIGTAKRLREVGLECDDIFKVNEGRPNIADLIRQGEIALIINTPLGKASHFDEKAIRKAALQFNVPCVTTMTGADALIAAIAARAADSSTAVRSLQDIHSGTRNAVTA, encoded by the coding sequence ATGCCAAAACGCAGCGACATACAGAAGATCCTTATCATCGGCTCAGGCCCGATCATCATCGGCCAGGCCTGTGAGTTCGATTATTCGGGCACACAGGCCTGCCGTGCGCTTCGCGACGAAGGCTTTGAGGTCGTGCTCGTCAACTCGAATCCGGCAACGATCATGACGGACCCTGAGATCGCCGACCGAACGTACATCGAGCCGCTAACCGTCGAGTCCGTCGCGGCGATAATCGATAAGGAACGGCCCGATGCTTTGCTTCCGACTGTCGGCGGCCAAACGGGCCTTAATCTTTCGGTCGAACTCTACGAAACAGGTGTCCTTGAAAGATTCGGCGTAAAGATGATCGGAGCCAATGTTGAGGCGATAAAGATCGGCGAGGATCGCGAGCTTTTCAAGAAAGCAATGGACGAGATCGGCGTGCCGTCACCGAAAGGCGGCTTCGCTCACTCATGGGAGGAGGCCCGTGCGATAGTTGAGCAGACAGGCTATCCGGCGATAGTAAGGCCAAGCTTCACGCTTGGCGGCACGGGCGGCGGTACGGCGTACAATCCCGAAGAATTCGAAGAGATCGCCCGCAGCGGCCTTGCCGCATCACCGGTTTCTCAGATACTTGTCGAAGAATCGATACTCGGGTGGAAAGAGATCGAGCTTGAGGTGATGCGCGACCTTAACGACAATGTCGTGATCGTCTGTTCGATCGAGAATTTCGACCCAATGGGAGTACATACGGGTGACTCGATCACCGTCGCTCCTGTCCAGACGCTCACGGATGTCGAGTATCAGCGGCTGCGCGATATGTCAAAGGCGTGCATCCGCAAAGTTGGCGTGGAGACCGGCGGTTCGAATATTCAGTTCGCGGTCAACCCTGAAAATGGCGATATCCGCATCATTGAAATGAATCCTCGCGTGTCGCGCTCGTCAGCTCTTGCCTCGAAAGCTACGGGATTTCCGATCGCCAAGATCGCTGCGAAACTTGCGGTCGGCTATACGCTTGACGAGATACCGAACGACATCACACGACAGACGCCCGCCTCATTTGAGCCGACGATCGACTATGTTGTAACAAAGATCCCGAAATGGGCGTTCGAGAAGTTTCCCGGTACGGAAGATGTACTCGGTACCCAGATGCGTTCGGTCGGCGAAGTGATGGCGATAGGCCGGACATTCAAGGAATCTTTATTTAAAGGACTGCGTTCACTCGAAGCAGTTAAGCCGTTGCGTTTACAAGATATTGGCGATGCCGAGCTTCAACGAAAGCTTGCGCGTCCGAACTCGCAGCGTTTCTCGTATATCACCTATGCCCTCCAGAACGGCTACTCGATCGATGAGGTCTATCGTCTGACCGGAATAGACCCTTGGTTTCTCGATCAGCTTTTGCAGGTTATGCAGTTCCAGGCGACGCTTTTGGCCAAGAACATCGATGATTACTCGTCCGACGAACTGCGGACAGCGAAGGAATACGGCCTGTCAGATCGGCGGCTTGCATATCTTACTGAAACACATGAAAAAACGGTCCGTAACCATCGAAAGACACAAGAGATAGCTCCGGTTTATAAGCGAGTTGATTCTTGTGCTGCGGAGTTCGAGTCGTTCACGCCATATCTTTACTCGACCTACGAAGAGGAGTGTGAATCGGCTCCGACGAACCGGCGAAAGATCATGATACTCGGGTCGGGGCCGAATCGTATCGGTCAAGGCATCGAGTTTGATTACTGCTGCTGTCACGCGAGTTTTTCTCTTCGGCAGGCGGGATTTGAGACCATTATGGTCAACTGCAATCCCGAAACCGTTTCAACCGACTATGACACTTCAGACAGGCTATATTTCGAACCGCTCACGTTCGAGGACGTGATGAATGTTGTCGATAAAGAGGCGCCCGAAGGTGTTATCGTCCAGTTCGGCGGGCAAACGCCGCTCAATTTAGCAGGCGAGCTTCACGATGCAGGCGTGCCGATAATCGGGACGTCGCCTGATTCGATCGATCTTGCTGAGGACCGGAAACGTTTCGGTGCGATCCTAAGCGAGCTGAATATTCCTTGTCCTGATAATTCGAGCGTAACCTCAGTTGAGGAAGCGAAAGCTGTTGCAAATAAAATAGGTTATCCTGTTATCGTACGTCCGAGTTTCGTACTGGGCGGCCGAGCAATGGCGATCGTTTATGATGAACATTCTCTTGATGAATATATGCGTTCGGCGGTCGATGCGTCGCCCGAGAAGCCCATTCTGATAGATAAATTCCTTGAACGCGCCGCCGAACTTGATGTCGATGCACTTGCAGACGAGGAAACGGTGGTGATCGCCGGTATTCAAGAGCACATTGAGGAGGCCGGAATTCATTCGGGCGACTCATCGAGCGTGCTGCCGCCTCAAAAAGTTCCCTCCGAGCACCTTGAAACTATCCGCCATTACACCGGCCTTTTGGCACGAAAGCTTCGCGTAAAAGGGCTGATGAACATACAGTTCGCGATTAAGGACGACCGTGTTTATGTGCTCGAGGTAAACCCGCGCGCCTCGCGTACGGTGCCGTTCGTCGCAAAAGCTACGGGCGTTCCTATTGCAAAGATCGCATCGCTGGTTATGGCAGGCGAAGTTAAACTCAAGGATCTCGATCTGCCGGAGGTCTTACCGGTACCGCTGATCTTCGTTAAGTCGCCGGTCTTTCCTTTCAAAAAGTTTCTCGGCGTCGATCCTGTCCTGGGGCCGGAGATGCATTCGACGGGCGAAGTGATGGGCATCGGTGCAAGCTTTGGCGAGGCATACGGCAAAGCAATGGAAGCCGCCGGGACGATGCTGCCGGCCGGCGGCAAAGCATTCATCTCCGTAAATGAGGCCGACAAGGGCCAGGCTGTCCTTCTTGCCAGGCGGCTAAAGAATCTTGGCTTCGATCTTGTCGCGACCATCGGAACGGCAAAACGGCTCAGAGAGGTCGGGCTTGAATGCGATGACATCTTTAAGGTAAACGAGGGCCGCCCAAATATCGCAGACCTTATACGGCAGGGCGAGATCGCCCTAATAATCAATACACCGCTTGGCAAGGCCTCCCATTTCGACGAAAAGGCAATACGTAAGGCGGCTTTGCAGTTCAACGTTCCGTGCGTAACCACAATGACGGGAGCAGACGCCCTGATAGCGGCCATTGCCGCTCGAGCCGCTGATTCGAGCACCGCGGTCAGAAGCCTTCAAGACATTCACAGCGGAACGCGAAACGCTGTAACCGCATGA
- a CDS encoding class I SAM-dependent methyltransferase, translating to MSNFHERLAALDISLFDAIQSQSTDDDRRSLLAVELAAGGLKSGYTYLEIGSYLGGSIQPHLLDERCGRIYSIDKRPEAQPDARGFDWVYQNNSTERMLELLRGVSPDLDKITAIDGDTTEISPTQITEKVDLCFIDGEHTDNAVFRDFRFCLDVLADSGAIIFHDSQITYNGILDCTAYLDRQNVTYKAYPLPSCAFVVEIGDFPLHREPCIADLFTRGHLSYLWSLNYNDNYRRFANRFPFGFLRRTLIKFRGSNVSR from the coding sequence ATGAGCAATTTTCACGAAAGGCTTGCCGCACTCGATATATCCTTGTTTGACGCCATTCAGAGCCAGTCCACCGATGATGACCGGCGCTCGCTTCTCGCTGTTGAATTGGCGGCGGGCGGTCTAAAAAGCGGCTACACATATCTTGAGATCGGTTCGTATCTTGGCGGCAGCATTCAGCCGCATCTTTTGGATGAACGCTGCGGGCGTATCTATTCGATCGACAAGCGTCCGGAGGCGCAGCCGGACGCACGCGGCTTCGATTGGGTGTATCAAAACAACTCGACCGAGCGGATGCTGGAGCTTCTTCGAGGTGTCAGTCCCGATCTTGACAAGATAACGGCGATCGATGGCGATACGACGGAGATCTCGCCCACGCAGATCACGGAAAAGGTCGATCTGTGCTTCATCGACGGCGAGCATACCGACAATGCTGTTTTTCGCGACTTCCGCTTTTGCCTCGATGTGCTTGCTGACAGCGGAGCGATCATATTTCACGATTCTCAGATAACGTACAACGGGATATTGGACTGTACCGCTTATCTCGATAGGCAGAACGTAACGTACAAAGCATATCCGCTGCCGAGCTGCGCATTCGTGGTCGAGATCGGCGATTTTCCGCTCCATCGAGAGCCATGCATTGCCGACCTCTTTACAAGAGGGCATCTGAGCTACCTATGGTCGCTTAATTACAACGACAATTATCGACGCTTCGCCAATCGTTTCCCGTTCGGTTTCCTCAGGCGGACGCTGATCAAGTTTCGCGGTTCGAATGTCAGCCGCTAG